From the genome of Anopheles funestus chromosome 2RL, idAnoFuneDA-416_04, whole genome shotgun sequence:
CATGTCCTTAGCCTATTTGCACTATCAGCCCCAGTATATTTACCCTCTTCTTTCGTTCCGGATTGATTCCAATCGTCGTTCTTCTAAAAACACTCCTATTCACACTCTAGAATGCTGTCCTGTACTTCCGATTTAAGCACCTGCATCTGCAGCGTACGGCTATCCAATTTGCTAAAACATAGAAGTTTTACACGTTTAATTAAACGCTCGTTGTCCTGTAGTATATTCTATGAATATAACTAAACACAGCACATGAAGAAACGAAATACAACTTACCTAGTCCTTCTGAACTCCTGCTGGCTTATCTGTTTCTACGTCCATTTTTAACTGTCTGAAATTAGTTCAGCATGTTAGAATAACactcttcttttctttaaacgtttttattatacataattaaacactttttcaccaaaatgggagccacaaaacactcaaaacacGCAGGAAATATGAATATACGTTTAGCGTATATTCGTTAGGcatacgatttgtttttgttttgaaaatgccGCCATAGGATGGGTGACgttcaccaacaccatcatagATTTTTATCGTCGTCCTGCTCTTTCCTACGGCGAAGTTTCTTCCATCTCACGATTCGAGCAAATTTTTACCCTTCACACCCCCTCGGGCCTATATTTCGCTTGACAAATTCTACTTGGGTTTGGATCGTTTTAAAACACAAGATACATAAATACATAATAATTTAgagaaattttattacaaatataACGAGAATGggatttgtttgcaaaaaggtGCATTGCCCAAAAAGATTAAggaattaaaatgattttttaccttttattAAAACGATAGAACTTCGCCATTTGCACAAATCATTACGATGGGTTCAattgtttaaatgtttctCGAATATGCGGTTCCGGTGTTTACATCCAATGAAGCTGCATTGAAGTCCACTCGAACACTTTTCCCATACCGAAATTGAAGAACTATACACATAGGTAAACAAATCAATCCGTAAAAATCATCTTATCTTTTTAGCCACCTTTGTAATTGCGCCAGTATCTCATTTTGTGTATTGGGCTGTTGCGGCATTCGGTGGGGCTGTGATAGCATTCATTTGATAAGACAAGCGCAAAGTACATATCTCCACTAAACTAGTTGTTCTGGAACATGGTGCTGGCAAGGAAATGGATGTATGTGAAGCGACCGGATGGCGAACCCAAACCGACGGATTTCTCCATCGAGCAAGAAGAGCTACCTGCACTGGAACCTGGAGGTAATGGTGTATTGCCCCaaatcgtttatttatttttaacaaaatgttatctttgttttagattttctGGTTCAAACGTTGTACTTTAGCCTCGATGCCGGTTTACGAGGGTACATGGAGATTGGCATACTGCCGGTCGGCAGTCCCGTGATCGGGATGGCCATCGCGAAGGTGATCGAATCAAAGAATGAATTATTTCCGCGCGATGCACATGTGTGCGCCCGATTAGGTTGGTGTACGCATGCCATCCTCAATCCGACCAAGCGCAAAGACCAAAGACCATATCTTGTGCCCGAGGTGGAGGGATATTCTCACGCGATCGGACTCGGTGCGCTCGGTCTATCCGGTAATACGGCGTATTTCGGGTTTCTGGAAATATGTAAGCCGAAACAGGGTGAAACGGTAGTAGTAAGTGCGGCTGCCGGTGCGGTCGGACATTTGGTTGGTCAAATTGCCAAAACAATGGGCTGCTACGTAGTGGGTGTTGCAGGATCGGAAGAAAAAATGCGCGTCCTTAAGGAGATCGGGTTTGATGCCGTCATTAACTATCGTTCCGGTTCCGTGCGGGAACAATTGCTTCAAGCAACACCCAAAGGCGTTGACTGTTACTTCGACAATGTAGGTGGTGAGCTGACGGAATTGGTACGCGAACGGATGAATCTTTACGGTCGCATTTCCGTGTGTGGGACTGTATCGAGTTACAATGGGAAACCTAAGCAAGTGACGGATCCGCAGCGAGACTTTGTCACCAAGCAACTGCGACAGGAAGGGTTCGTTGTGTTCCGCTGGTTGGACAGGTGGCAAGAGGGCATCACGCAGATGCTGCAGTGGATCAAGGAGAAAAAGCTGACACACCTAGAGACGGTCTACGAGGGCTTTGAAAACGCACCGGATgcttttataaaaatgttgcGTGGTGATAACATTGGAAAGTCGGTCCTGAAGTTGTAACATTTAAAGGTGTTGATTTGAATATGCCATGCATTGTGATCTTTTTATGGCAAACATCGCATACGTGCTTCCGGTTTTTATCGCGCGTTTTCATGTGTTCTTATGGAAAGAAAGTGAGAAGAATTTCCGCATTACGTTGGTTAACATTTTCGCAAAAGAGTAATTTTAGGGGAATCCAGAAGATCGAATGTGATCATAAACACAGTCTACACACATCAAGAAGGGTGATCGTTGATCATCTGGGAGGCGGAATTGCATTTCAGTGGAAGTGCTATGTTTATCAAATTCGATTCTTTGGAGTACATCTATATTATCATAAACGTTTTAGGCGATCCAATATAAAGACGAacgaatataatttaattatgttaCTTCATTAGTAATGATCGAATTTAGGatcttaaaaaataataacaattcgACGATGACCGAAGATTTCCTATTGTgatatg
Proteins encoded in this window:
- the LOC125763761 gene encoding prostaglandin reductase 1-like, with the protein product MVLARKWMYVKRPDGEPKPTDFSIEQEELPALEPGDFLVQTLYFSLDAGLRGYMEIGILPVGSPVIGMAIAKVIESKNELFPRDAHVCARLGWCTHAILNPTKRKDQRPYLVPEVEGYSHAIGLGALGLSGNTAYFGFLEICKPKQGETVVVSAAAGAVGHLVGQIAKTMGCYVVGVAGSEEKMRVLKEIGFDAVINYRSGSVREQLLQATPKGVDCYFDNVGGELTELVRERMNLYGRISVCGTVSSYNGKPKQVTDPQRDFVTKQLRQEGFVVFRWLDRWQEGITQMLQWIKEKKLTHLETVYEGFENAPDAFIKMLRGDNIGKSVLKL